From one Polynucleobacter sp. UK-FUSCHL-C3 genomic stretch:
- the hrcA gene encoding heat-inducible transcriptional repressor HrcA: MMDDRSKLLLKTLIERYIEEGQPVGSRTLSRFSGLDLSAATIRNVMADLEEMGFVTSPHTSAGRIPTPRGYRLFVDTMLTIRPLEELASREVERSLYPDSPQKVINSAAQLLSSLTHFAGVVMTPKRSQIFKHIEFLRLGEGKILLILVTPQGDVQNRILPTTQDYTPSQLVEASNYINAHFSGKSFSDVSARLRAELDHLRGDIAGLMTLALENGVADSRLTHPDMVISGERHLLDVGELSSNLSKLRKMFDMLEQKSVLMQLLDISSHADGIQIFIGGESELLPYEDLAVISAPYSVDGKIVGTLGVIGPTRMAYDRVIPIVDITSKLLSGALSTT; this comes from the coding sequence ATCATGGATGATCGCTCCAAACTTCTGCTGAAAACCCTCATCGAGAGATACATCGAGGAAGGACAGCCGGTGGGCTCCAGAACCCTATCCCGGTTCTCTGGCCTTGATTTATCTGCCGCTACCATCCGCAATGTCATGGCCGACCTTGAGGAGATGGGTTTTGTAACGAGCCCGCATACCTCTGCTGGCCGTATCCCCACCCCCCGCGGGTATCGCTTGTTTGTCGATACGATGTTGACCATTAGGCCTTTGGAGGAATTAGCATCGAGAGAGGTCGAGCGTTCTTTGTATCCAGACTCCCCTCAGAAGGTCATTAATTCAGCAGCGCAACTTTTATCGAGCTTGACCCATTTTGCAGGCGTTGTCATGACTCCCAAGCGCTCCCAGATTTTTAAACACATTGAGTTCTTACGTTTGGGCGAGGGAAAAATTTTACTGATCTTGGTTACCCCTCAAGGGGATGTGCAAAATCGTATTTTGCCGACCACCCAGGATTACACCCCAAGTCAGTTGGTCGAGGCAAGTAACTATATCAATGCCCATTTTTCTGGAAAGAGTTTTTCAGATGTCAGCGCTCGATTGCGTGCCGAGCTTGATCACTTGCGAGGAGATATTGCGGGTTTAATGACCTTGGCGCTTGAGAATGGAGTGGCAGATTCTAGATTAACGCATCCTGATATGGTGATCTCTGGGGAGAGGCATTTATTGGATGTGGGTGAGCTTAGCTCTAACTTAAGTAAATTGCGCAAGATGTTTGACATGCTTGAGCAGAAATCAGTTTTGATGCAATTACTTGACATCTCTAGCCACGCTGATGGAATTCAGATATTTATTGGCGGTGAAAGTGAGTTATTACCCTATGAGGATTTAGCAGTGATCAGCGCACCCTATAGTGTCGATGGCAAAATAGTGGGCACCTTAGGTGTTATTGGCCCGACAAGGATGGCGTATGATCGCGTGATTCCGATTGTGGACATTACTTCAAAGCTTTTAAGTGGCGCCCTGAGTACTACTTAA
- a CDS encoding NAD kinase gives MLSPSSQPLQKKFRRVTLVGKHQADGIGQHLQELANILIQQGCELSIESETAAHLQLKGSKTLRLSDFRDSTDLAVILGGDGTMLGIGRQIAGSDVPLLGINMGRLGYMTDIPFEDAKTVLPEILQGHYEIDSRSLLEAAVSRNGKEIHRGLALNDVVVNRSGLSGMVELKVHVNQSFMYNQRSDGLIVSTPTGSTAYALSAGGPILHPRVPGIVLVPIAPHALSNRPIVLAQESIIAIEVVGGREVIVNFDMQSLTKLQIGDRVEVRLSEKSISLLHPLGHSDYQTLREKLHWNEYPSTF, from the coding sequence ATGTTAAGCCCTTCAAGCCAGCCCTTACAGAAGAAATTTAGACGCGTTACCTTAGTTGGTAAGCATCAGGCCGATGGTATTGGCCAGCATCTACAGGAATTAGCTAATATCCTTATCCAACAAGGCTGTGAGCTGAGTATTGAGTCTGAAACGGCGGCTCATCTACAGCTCAAAGGCAGCAAAACCCTGCGTCTGTCTGACTTTAGAGATTCCACCGATTTGGCGGTCATTTTGGGAGGTGATGGGACCATGCTGGGTATTGGGCGCCAAATTGCAGGAAGCGATGTTCCTCTGCTTGGCATCAATATGGGGCGCCTTGGCTATATGACCGATATCCCTTTTGAGGATGCAAAAACGGTCCTCCCTGAAATCCTCCAAGGGCACTATGAGATCGACTCTCGCTCGCTCTTAGAGGCTGCCGTCTCTCGAAATGGCAAAGAAATCCATCGTGGATTGGCCCTCAATGATGTTGTGGTAAATCGTTCCGGCCTGTCTGGAATGGTTGAACTTAAAGTCCATGTCAATCAGTCGTTTATGTATAACCAACGCTCCGATGGCTTAATTGTTTCAACACCGACTGGCTCAACCGCCTACGCCCTGTCTGCTGGCGGCCCAATTTTGCATCCTAGGGTTCCGGGTATCGTTTTGGTTCCCATTGCACCTCATGCGCTATCCAATCGCCCCATTGTCCTCGCTCAAGAATCCATTATTGCGATCGAGGTGGTTGGCGGTCGTGAAGTGATTGTCAACTTTGACATGCAATCGCTTACTAAATTACAAATTGGCGACCGTGTTGAAGTACGGCTCTCCGAAAAATCTATTTCTCTCCTACATCCTTTGGGTCACAGCGACTACCAAACCTTACGAGAAAAATTGCATTGGAACGAATATCCTTCTACGTTTTAA
- the glnE gene encoding bifunctional [glutamate--ammonia ligase]-adenylyl-L-tyrosine phosphorylase/[glutamate--ammonia-ligase] adenylyltransferase: MVNTQTALTFLENHSLFASRWLGAQQQWRGWLEERLHTPIEPKQIDGLLLSLRQSLGQEGLEESALMSELRLARQRLMLWIAYRDLNGLATLDEVTHALSYFAQQSLALTVAYIRRDLNSRFGLPWARLADYELPLMIVGMGKLGGKELNLSSDIDLIFLYEEEGDTRGGSSSISNHEWFTKLGRRLIRIISEHDVNGFVFRVDMRLRPNGDSGPLVCSLEMLEEYLFVQGREWERYAWIKGRMIYPLKDHPDHARCEKGLEQIIRPFVYRRHLDYGVIAAIRELHAQIQREAEKRSSNRSGRSRDIKLGRGGIREIEFLAQMFQLMRGGTDPRLRIRPTLEVLDLLEANQLMSPEEIHDLKGAYVFLRRLEHRIQIWEDQQTHYFPESDEARLQLAQAMAGPDQVITLETFLQEFNDHQNRVARYFEKAFSLDAGGRLQLDANDMDWQPDPALFPKVHERWQSWQDSSRVKALPEKSRLVIRGLLKKAATDITVSNVGDADQTLLRFFDLLEAISRRGAYLSILAEYSNALQKVLLLLSSSQWAAQYLARHPHLLDDLLSASAQSELIHDPDSYWKKVKIDLDMRLDDALDDHASPDHAMDILRITHHTETFLILLADLGIGAPEGLSVERVSDRLSALADLILQVTYERVWPTVAQKFSVDVKKLPQFAVIAYGKLGGKELGYASDLDLVFLYDAPASDQSAQEVFSILGKRMINWLTTLTAAGTLFEIDTRLRPNGAAGFLVTSLDSFRRYQLREGDNAAWVWEHQAISRARFAAGNPDVGKRFEEIRKEVLSQERKTNELKNEIIEMRHKVHAGHPNASSDFDLKHDPGGMVDIEFMVQFFVLAYAKQFPALLGNLGNIALLRIAAEHELITDVQALEIANAYRIFRAQQHRLRLDGAEKTRIDIDQHPEFANARTYVSALWNQVFGAPSRP, translated from the coding sequence ATGGTCAATACCCAAACTGCTCTTACTTTTCTAGAGAACCACTCCTTATTTGCCAGCCGTTGGCTAGGGGCACAGCAGCAATGGCGAGGATGGCTTGAGGAGAGACTTCATACCCCCATTGAGCCTAAGCAGATAGACGGATTGCTTCTATCCTTGCGGCAGTCCTTGGGTCAAGAGGGTCTTGAAGAGTCTGCCTTAATGAGCGAGTTACGCCTTGCCCGCCAGCGCTTAATGCTATGGATTGCGTATCGAGACCTTAATGGCTTGGCAACTCTTGATGAGGTTACGCATGCCCTGAGTTACTTTGCTCAGCAGAGTTTGGCATTGACGGTAGCTTATATTCGCCGAGATCTTAATAGCCGATTTGGCTTGCCATGGGCTCGTTTAGCCGACTACGAGTTGCCGCTCATGATTGTGGGCATGGGTAAGTTGGGGGGAAAGGAACTCAATCTTTCATCCGATATTGACCTAATCTTTTTGTATGAAGAAGAGGGCGATACCCGAGGTGGCTCTAGCTCGATCTCGAACCACGAGTGGTTTACAAAACTCGGGCGTCGCCTTATCAGAATTATTTCTGAACACGATGTCAATGGTTTTGTTTTTCGGGTCGATATGCGACTAAGGCCCAATGGAGATTCTGGCCCATTGGTTTGTAGTTTAGAAATGCTCGAAGAATATCTCTTTGTTCAAGGTCGAGAGTGGGAGCGCTACGCTTGGATCAAAGGTCGCATGATTTATCCCCTAAAAGATCACCCCGATCACGCTCGGTGTGAAAAGGGTCTAGAGCAAATTATTCGTCCATTTGTCTATCGTCGTCATTTGGACTATGGGGTGATTGCGGCGATTCGTGAGTTACATGCACAAATTCAGCGTGAAGCAGAGAAGCGAAGTAGCAACCGTAGTGGCCGATCGCGGGATATTAAATTAGGCCGAGGCGGAATTCGTGAAATTGAATTTCTGGCACAAATGTTTCAACTCATGCGTGGCGGCACAGATCCTCGTTTACGGATTCGCCCAACCTTAGAGGTGTTAGATCTATTAGAAGCCAATCAACTGATGAGTCCTGAAGAAATTCATGACTTAAAGGGGGCTTACGTATTCTTACGACGCCTAGAGCATCGAATACAGATTTGGGAAGATCAGCAAACCCATTATTTTCCAGAAAGTGATGAAGCGCGTTTACAGCTTGCCCAGGCTATGGCCGGACCAGATCAAGTCATTACGCTCGAGACATTTTTACAAGAGTTCAACGATCACCAGAATCGAGTGGCACGTTACTTTGAGAAAGCATTCTCTTTGGATGCGGGCGGTCGTTTGCAACTCGATGCAAACGATATGGATTGGCAGCCCGATCCCGCTCTATTTCCAAAAGTGCACGAGCGTTGGCAAAGTTGGCAGGATAGCTCTCGCGTAAAGGCTTTACCAGAAAAAAGTCGTTTGGTGATCCGAGGTTTGCTTAAAAAAGCTGCAACAGATATCACTGTCTCAAATGTCGGTGACGCAGATCAAACCCTATTACGTTTCTTTGACTTGCTCGAAGCAATTTCTAGGCGCGGTGCTTATTTATCTATTTTGGCAGAGTATTCCAATGCATTACAAAAGGTGCTTTTACTCTTGAGCTCCTCTCAATGGGCGGCTCAGTATCTCGCTAGACACCCTCACTTATTGGATGACCTTTTATCCGCTAGCGCTCAGTCAGAGCTAATCCACGATCCAGATAGTTATTGGAAAAAGGTCAAGATCGATTTGGATATGCGCTTAGATGACGCTCTTGATGACCATGCAAGCCCTGATCATGCAATGGATATTTTGCGTATTACACACCACACGGAGACCTTCTTAATTCTCTTAGCAGATTTGGGGATTGGCGCCCCAGAGGGTTTAAGTGTCGAGCGAGTAAGTGATCGACTCTCCGCTCTAGCCGATCTAATTTTGCAGGTTACCTATGAACGTGTTTGGCCAACTGTTGCCCAAAAGTTTTCTGTAGATGTCAAGAAATTACCGCAGTTTGCAGTCATCGCCTACGGCAAATTGGGTGGCAAGGAGTTAGGGTATGCATCCGATCTGGATCTCGTATTTTTATACGATGCCCCAGCGAGTGACCAATCAGCTCAAGAGGTTTTTTCAATCTTGGGCAAACGAATGATTAATTGGCTAACAACCTTAACAGCAGCAGGCACTTTATTTGAGATTGATACACGCTTACGTCCGAATGGCGCAGCAGGATTTTTGGTGACCAGTCTAGATTCGTTTAGACGATATCAGTTGCGCGAAGGTGATAATGCGGCATGGGTTTGGGAGCATCAGGCGATCTCACGGGCACGCTTTGCAGCAGGCAACCCCGATGTTGGCAAGCGCTTTGAGGAGATCCGTAAGGAGGTTCTATCGCAGGAACGCAAAACGAATGAACTCAAAAATGAGATTATTGAGATGCGCCACAAGGTCCATGCTGGCCATCCAAATGCATCCTCAGACTTTGATCTAAAGCATGACCCTGGGGGAATGGTTGATATTGAGTTTATGGTGCAATTTTTTGTTTTGGCCTATGCGAAGCAATTTCCTGCTTTACTGGGTAATTTAGGGAATATTGCATTACTCCGAATTGCTGCAGAGCATGAACTTATTACCGATGTACAGGCCTTAGAAATTGCCAACGCCTATCGAATATTTAGGGCGCAGCAACACCGCTTACGTTTGGATGGCGCAGAAAAAACGCGCATTGATATTGACCAACACCCTGAATTTGCAAACGCCAGAACCTACGTTAGTGCTCTCTGGAATCAAGTCTTTGGTGCGCCATCACGCCCCTAA
- the hemH gene encoding ferrochelatase, with protein MNTSPHLRSARTGILVINLGTPEAPTRSAVRTYLKQFLSDPRVVEIPRLVWWLILHGIILPIRSGASAKKYASIWMQEGSPLLVYSKAQALGLQARFSTSNPSVIVDLAMRYGKPSIAEVLERFRQENVERLLLLPLYPQYSATTSASSFDEVFDVLKRWRNQPELRLVKHYHDSPAYIDALRQKIEEYWTQNGRPDFAKGAKLVMSFHGLPKRNLMQGDPYHCECLKTGRLLGEALGLEPNQYHVTFQSRFGRAEWLKPYTALTLEGLGKDSCPHIDIVCPGFPADCLETLEEIAMEGQEIFHEYGGGDYRYIPCLNDDPAFISALEQIAQAHMQGWPSVPDSAADLAVRECRAQEVSAKIAAGDQAS; from the coding sequence TTGAACACCAGCCCTCATCTTCGTTCTGCTCGTACTGGTATTTTGGTAATCAATCTGGGCACACCAGAAGCACCAACTCGTTCGGCAGTGCGAACGTATCTCAAGCAATTTTTATCAGACCCCCGTGTTGTTGAAATCCCACGCTTGGTCTGGTGGTTGATTTTGCATGGAATCATTTTGCCAATTCGCAGTGGCGCTTCGGCCAAAAAATATGCCTCGATTTGGATGCAGGAAGGGTCTCCTTTGTTGGTGTACTCCAAGGCCCAAGCTCTTGGATTACAGGCACGCTTTAGTACCAGCAACCCTAGTGTGATTGTTGATCTGGCGATGCGCTATGGCAAGCCCTCGATTGCAGAGGTGCTGGAGCGTTTTCGGCAAGAGAATGTTGAACGTCTTCTCTTATTGCCTCTTTATCCGCAATACTCTGCAACCACCAGTGCCTCGAGCTTTGATGAAGTTTTTGACGTTTTAAAACGGTGGCGCAATCAACCCGAATTACGTTTGGTCAAGCACTACCACGATAGCCCTGCCTATATTGATGCCTTGCGCCAGAAAATTGAGGAGTATTGGACCCAAAATGGTCGACCCGATTTTGCGAAGGGCGCGAAGTTGGTGATGTCCTTTCATGGTCTGCCCAAGCGTAATTTGATGCAAGGCGATCCCTACCATTGCGAATGTTTAAAAACAGGTCGTCTATTAGGAGAGGCTCTGGGGTTGGAGCCAAATCAATACCACGTCACCTTTCAGTCACGTTTTGGTCGGGCCGAGTGGTTAAAGCCATACACTGCTCTTACGCTTGAGGGCTTGGGTAAGGATTCTTGCCCACATATTGATATTGTGTGTCCCGGCTTCCCAGCGGACTGCTTAGAAACTCTCGAAGAGATTGCGATGGAGGGGCAAGAGATATTCCATGAGTATGGTGGTGGTGATTATCGATATATTCCCTGCTTAAATGATGATCCTGCATTTATTTCTGCCTTGGAACAGATTGCGCAAGCCCATATGCAAGGGTGGCCGAGCGTTCCAGATTCAGCAGCAGACTTGGCTGTGCGGGAGTGTCGTGCTCAGGAGGTCTCGGCAAAGATTGCCGCTGGCGACCAAGCCTCTTGA
- the grpE gene encoding nucleotide exchange factor GrpE, producing MNENKSEQELHTENLANQETAAGEGGELNLSIEEQLAQATQKLTEMQDSFLRAKAEGENIRRRAMEDIAKAHKFAIEGFAEHLIPVSDSLYAALATEAGDAKAFKEGLEITLKQLISAFEKGRLIEINPAPGSKFDPHQHQAISMVPSEQDANTVVSVLQRGFLIADRVLRPALVTVSQAK from the coding sequence ATGAATGAAAACAAATCTGAGCAAGAACTCCATACAGAAAATTTAGCCAATCAAGAGACTGCTGCAGGTGAAGGTGGCGAACTCAATCTAAGCATTGAGGAGCAACTGGCGCAGGCTACTCAAAAACTGACTGAGATGCAGGACAGCTTTCTACGAGCCAAGGCCGAGGGCGAGAACATCCGGCGGCGCGCAATGGAAGATATTGCAAAAGCACATAAGTTTGCGATTGAAGGTTTTGCTGAGCATTTAATTCCAGTGAGCGATAGCTTATATGCGGCTCTTGCCACCGAAGCGGGTGATGCTAAGGCGTTTAAAGAGGGGCTAGAGATTACGCTGAAACAATTAATTTCTGCCTTTGAGAAAGGGCGCTTGATTGAGATTAATCCAGCCCCTGGTTCTAAATTTGATCCCCACCAACATCAGGCCATTTCTATGGTTCCATCGGAGCAGGATGCGAATACAGTGGTTTCGGTTCTCCAAAGGGGCTTTTTGATTGCCGATCGGGTCTTGCGACCTGCCTTGGTAACGGTTAGCCAAGCAAAATAA
- the recN gene encoding DNA repair protein RecN, which produces MLQSLALRDFVIVDQLELDFVEGFSVLTGETGAGKSILLDALGLALGERADSSQIREGCQRAEITAIFRIDKRLETEMNTWLGAHDLPLEDGGKSLILKRSIDNTGRSRSFINGSSASLNQLREAGDRLVDIHGQHAHQLLLKTGAQRELLDRHAGLDDLITQVSESFKAMSATQKKLEQAESAGADIQRERERLEWQLEELNDIAPQANEWAEIKNDHSRLANAAKIIQGSQATIDLLSESDHSIESQLNQAKQEIDALAEHDPALHQVAESLNVAQIQLDEALHSLNRYLQKMDLDPDRLAEVDVRMQVLHTAARKYKVNPDDLAQLWIDTQEKLDALTAAQNIEVLRQQFQDQEAKFIKLAKELSQKRQKAAQQLSKEISAAMQTLAMSGGQLQIMLSPSEPSAKGIDHVEYLIAAHAGSTPRPLAKVASGGELARISLAISVITSQASFTPTLIFDEVDSGIGGAVAQTVGELLKQLGQSHQILCVTHLAQVAAQGNHHFKVAKTQMSGKTSSDVSSLGRQERIEEIARMLGGTTITDTTRRHARELLDQS; this is translated from the coding sequence ATGCTTCAATCATTAGCTTTACGTGATTTTGTAATCGTCGACCAACTTGAGCTCGACTTTGTAGAGGGCTTTAGTGTTTTAACGGGTGAAACAGGTGCGGGTAAATCGATTCTGCTAGATGCGCTTGGATTGGCACTCGGTGAGCGGGCAGACAGCAGCCAGATCCGTGAGGGCTGTCAGCGCGCAGAAATTACAGCTATTTTTAGGATAGACAAAAGACTAGAAACAGAAATGAATACGTGGTTAGGCGCGCATGACCTACCTCTTGAGGATGGGGGTAAAAGCCTGATCCTAAAACGAAGTATTGACAACACAGGCCGTAGTCGGTCTTTTATTAATGGCAGTAGCGCCTCTTTAAATCAACTCCGTGAGGCTGGCGACCGTCTGGTCGATATCCATGGGCAACATGCGCACCAGCTTCTTCTAAAAACAGGTGCGCAACGGGAGTTGCTAGATCGCCATGCTGGACTGGATGATTTAATAACCCAAGTTTCTGAATCATTCAAGGCTATGAGTGCCACTCAGAAAAAGCTAGAGCAAGCAGAATCTGCGGGCGCAGATATACAACGAGAACGAGAGCGTTTGGAATGGCAACTCGAGGAACTCAATGATATTGCCCCGCAAGCCAATGAGTGGGCCGAAATCAAAAATGATCACTCACGCTTAGCTAATGCAGCGAAGATTATTCAGGGAAGCCAGGCAACAATTGATCTTCTCAGTGAATCAGACCACTCCATTGAGTCGCAACTGAATCAAGCCAAACAAGAAATAGATGCTCTCGCAGAGCATGACCCTGCCCTGCATCAAGTAGCAGAAAGTTTAAACGTTGCCCAGATTCAATTGGATGAAGCTCTCCATAGTCTCAATCGTTATTTGCAAAAAATGGATTTGGATCCAGATCGACTTGCGGAAGTGGATGTGCGAATGCAAGTACTTCATACGGCAGCACGTAAATATAAAGTGAATCCAGACGATTTAGCCCAACTTTGGATCGATACGCAAGAAAAATTAGATGCATTGACTGCTGCGCAAAATATAGAAGTACTACGTCAGCAATTTCAAGATCAAGAAGCCAAGTTCATAAAGCTTGCGAAAGAGCTCTCACAAAAGCGCCAGAAGGCGGCTCAACAGCTTAGCAAAGAGATTAGCGCTGCCATGCAAACGCTGGCTATGTCTGGAGGTCAGCTACAGATTATGTTAAGCCCATCTGAGCCGAGTGCCAAAGGTATTGACCATGTGGAGTACTTAATTGCAGCGCATGCTGGAAGCACTCCCCGCCCCCTAGCAAAAGTAGCCTCTGGCGGTGAACTGGCGCGCATTAGCCTAGCGATTAGTGTCATTACCAGCCAGGCAAGCTTTACCCCTACTCTTATTTTTGATGAGGTCGATTCTGGAATTGGTGGTGCAGTGGCACAGACCGTTGGTGAGCTACTCAAGCAGCTTGGTCAATCTCACCAAATATTGTGCGTAACCCATCTGGCACAAGTTGCCGCTCAGGGCAATCATCACTTTAAAGTCGCAAAAACACAAATGAGTGGAAAAACTAGTTCTGACGTAAGTTCTTTAGGACGGCAAGAACGAATTGAAGAAATCGCCAGAATGTTGGGCGGCACCACCATTACGGATACCACTCGTCGTCACGCTCGAGAACTTCTTGATCAGTCTTAA